Below is a genomic region from Candidatus Poribacteria bacterium.
GTAACTTTCATCCTGAATCACACCTCTTAGGCAGTTCGCAACATCAGGAGCGCAGGTCATTCTCAAGTCAATGCGTTCTGGACGGATCGCCACAGTGACAGGTGTGTCTATGGGCATGTTGTTGCTCAGTGTGCCGACAATCTTAAGAGGTGGTGCCGTTGTCAGCATAATTTCGTTCTGGCTGACCAGTGTCCCTTCAAGAAAGTTGGTGGTGCCGATAAAGTCTGCGACGAAACGGTTCTGTGGCGAATCGTAGATTTCAGCAGGCGTTCCGACTTGGAGGATTTTACCATCGTTCATCACCGCAATCCGATCGGAGAGTGCCAGTGCCTCCCCCTGGTCGTGTGTGACATAAACAAACGTGATACCGACTTTGCGCTGCAGTGCTTTCAGTTCGGATTGCATCTGTTTTCGGAGTTTCAAATCGAGTGCTGAGAGTGGCTCATCTAACAACAGAATGGTGGGTTCATTGATTAGCGCACGCGCCAGTGCTACACGCTGTCTCTCACCGCCAGAGAGTTCACTCGGTTTCCGGTCACCGTAACCCGACAGCTGAATTAAATCTAATGCGCGTTCAACGGCATCAGAGATTTCTGCTTTGGTGGCTTTTTTCATCTGCAGCCCAAATGCGATATTCTGGGCAACGGTTTTGTGAGGGAACAAGGCGTAATTTTGGAAGACGGTATTGACTGGACGGCGATAGGGTGGCATTTCCGCCATCAGTTCGCCGTTGATGAATACTTCTCCGGTGGTGGGATATACAAATCCGCCGATGATACGGAGCGTTGTCGTTTTTCCACACCCGCTCGGTCCCAGCAGTGAAAAGAACTCGCCGCCTTCTATCTGTAGAGACACATCGTCAACTGCGACGGTGTCCCCGAATTGCTTTGTTACGGATGTGAGGGTAATCTGTCCTACAGACATTTTTTTAACGGTTGGGTTTTTGCACCGATTTTTCCGTTGTCAAAATCGGGTTTTTGGCCGGTTCAAATGTGATTCTGCGTTGTCCTCTGACAAATGACGATGTTTTCTTCGTGCATTGTTGTAGAGGTCTTGCCTGCAACGTTGGTGGGACTGTTTTTCTTTGGCATCCTTTTGTTTGGTATATTCCTGACGATTGTTTCCTTATGGATAAATCCATGCTGACGGAAAGCAGAGACAATAAATGCGTCTGTCGGCAACATAACTCCTTTGACTCGTCGATTTCCGACAACATAACAAATTGTAGCAGTCGGTGAAAGAACTTGTGCTACTGAATTAATGCTACGTCCAAGGTCTACGTAAAATGCCGATACCTCCCACCCACGCTTCTCATCAACAGATACAATTTCTGCAATAGCCTCTTTTACCGGTGAATCCCTTAATATTTCTTTTGTATGCTGCCCGCCCATTGCGAGTTTGTCAATTTTACGAGCATTCGGCAAACCTATCCACTCTGCTGCGAGTCGCGAGAATTGTCCATACGCCACGGTAGTGTGTGAGTCTCCATAGGGAGGCGATGTAATCACTAAGTCATAACCACCGATCGGTCGAGGCATTGGGAGTTCACCTTGAACCGTATTTGCACCGGACACTGATGCTTCAACCTTCTTCCGTTCTTCAAGAAACGCTGCCAAACCGCCCCGATTTCTGCTGAGTTTCTTACGAAGGATGCCAAAGACATCTGGGGTGAAATTCTCAAGTTTCTTCGCTGACATACGGTATAATTTAAATTCCCCGTTTCGCGTATAGGAAACCTCTCGAACGGTCTCTGAAAAAGCAACGAGAATAAAGTTTCGCACTGCTTCATCTTCTACTTTGCTAATCCAAGCCCGTAGATTAGCGAGGGATTTGATAACATCTTCAGAAAACCAGTATGCCAGATTAATGATGTCAGGGATTGGAACATCAAGCACTTCGCCCGATTGGAATTCAACCTGAAAGAGATGATCATGCAATCTATTCAAGGTCTTGTCTAAAGTGGATAGACAAATAGGAGTCGATTTAGTGGTTGCTATTAGACGCACGAGCGGATTAATGTCACACCCAACACTATGCATACCAAACAGAGATGCCTCAACCAGAGAGGTACCGGTCCCACAATAGGGATGGAGGAGCCATCCGCCTTCTACTCCAGATTGATTAAGGAGTTTCCGTGCGATTTGCGGGATCATCATGGCAGGATAGGTGTGAAAACAGTGGGTATACTCTTTTGTATCAGCCTCCCGAAAGTCCCAAGATTCATCCTTGTATTTCAGATCATCCGCACTCATATTAGTTTTTCCCGATTACCAAAGCATAAGTTCCAAAATCTCTCGTCAATTCTAAAAGCAGTGCCGTGATTTCTCACTGATCCATTTTCTCTCAGATGCATTCTCACATCAACGACAATGATATCCTGTTTAACCAAATCCAGTAAATTACCTTCATTTGGTTGTGTTAGGTAAAATGCTTCATTAAACCAAAACTTTTCTTTCTCTTCTGAATTGGTCCGGGCATCTGCGTAAACAATAACCAGAGCAGGCATCTTTTTCATGAAACTATTAATTAAGTTTTCGCCAGCCCACTCGGCAATAAGGGACCCATCTACGTGATAAAGTTTGACCGCCTCTTGCTCAATTTTCACATAAAGTCCCTGATTGTTTGGTGTGCTATTGACAGTGCAGTATAGGGATGAACGTCCGTTTGTATCTATGTAGCCGTATTTCTCAATCAGGTCCTTCTGCTTCTACTCCAAACTCACGATTTAACGATTCGATTTTTGATACCTCGGAATCTGTATTATTAAATGGACTTACAATGACTTTGAAGTGCATACTCTTAATTTTCTGGCAATGTTGGCAGCGTCCCTAATATTGCATTTAACATCAGTTGATACTTTAACAATTAACGTATTATCTATAAGTGGGCAGCCACAAGGGACTGCCCCTACAGGGAAAATCCCTTCAACCCAACTTACAATACTATCAAACTCAACTTGACATTCTTGGTTTTCTGATAATTTCATAATAAACTCCTCTTTGAAGGTCAAGGGTTTTGTCTAAACAGTGACGAAAGAGTGGATCGGAAATCCTCCAGATCGCGCCGCAGTTAACTCGGCTATATTCATTGGAAAGCCTCAATCTGTCGACAAAACCCGCGTCAAAATCTGATTTACGAGTTGCGGATTTGCCTTGCCGCGAGTGGCACGCATCACTTGCCCTACGAGAAACCCGATCGCTTTCTTCGTGCCATCACGATAATCTTGAGCGGGACCGGGGTTTTCCTCCACCACCTGTAAGACGATAGATTCTATCTCTGAAGTGTCCGTAATCTGCGCTAATCCCTTTTCATCGACAATCTGTTTCGGCATTTTGCCCGTTTCAAAGGCATCGTCAAGCACAGATTTGGCGATTTTACCGCTGATGGTTGCATCTCCGATTAACTGGATGAGTTCATTGAGGTGTGCTGGTGTGACCTTCGCACCTTGGATCTCAATTTCGGTTGTGTTTAGAAGCCGCGTTAGGTCTCCCATGATCCAGTTTGCACAAGCAGTGGGTTCCCCGCTGAGTCGGGCGACTTCGTCGAAGAATTCAGCAAGCGGTCGGGTGCTTGTCAGGAATTCTGCGTTTTCGGGCGAGATGTCGTAGTCCGAAATGAACCGTTCTCGGCGGGCAGCAGGGAGTTCGGGAAGGGACGGTTGGACTTCCTTAACCCACTCATCACTTACCTGGACATGAACGAGATCGGGTTCAGGGAAATAGCGATAGTCGTCAGCTTCCTCTTTACCCCTCATGGCGACAGTCTTGCCCGTGCTGGCATCAAACAGGAGTGTCTCTTGGACAACTTCCTCACCAGCGTCTAAAATTCGAGCCTGCCGTTTCACCTCGTATTCCATTGCTTCGATTAATTCTTGGAACGAGTTCTTGTTCTTAATTTCAGTGCGTGTTCCTAATTCTCTACTACCTTTGGGACGTAGAGAGAGGTTTGGCTCACATCGCAGGCTCCCCTCTTCCATGTTGCAGTCGCTAACTTCAATATACTCTAAAATTTCCTTAACTGCACGACAATAAGCGATGGCTTCCGCGGGAGAATACAATTCCGGTTCGCTCACAATTTCAAGAAGTGGCACACCGGCACGATTGAAATCCATGAAACTACGGGTTGGATCACCTGTAACTTCGGCGTGAATGGATTTTCCCGCATCCTCCTCCAAGTGAATTCTACGGAGGGCGACAGTGCGGAGTTCGCCTTCAAATTCAAACGTTACCTGTCCGTTTTGACACAACGGAATGTCATATTGTGAGATTTGGTAGTTCTTCGGCAAATCTGGATAGAAGTAGTTCTTCCGATCAAATTTACTGGAAGCTGTGATTTCACATTCCATCGCCAAACCAGCACGAATCGCAAACTCAACAGCACGTCTATTGATGACCGGTAATGTCCCCGGCATCCCTAAACAGATTGGACACGTACAGTCATTCGCCGATGCCCCGAAGGTATAAGCGCAATTACAGAAAAGTTTGCTTTCTGTGCATAATTCGGCGTGGATTTCCAAACCGATAACTATCTCATATTTTTCCATATTTTTAATTTACCTTGCGGATTTTTAATTATACCTTGCGGAGGAAGGACATGCATTTCGATATTAACGTGCGTTCCTTATATCCGCCTGCGTGTTTTTGCTTGGGCGTTTCTGCGGATTTCTGCGTATTGTTGCAGGCTACTGCTTTGGGTCTAACGAAAACTTCTTATTGCCCACTCATCGCCAATTCAGGACTTACGCAATTTTGAGGGTAGCACGTGTGCTGAGAGGACAAACCGGCAAAAAAACGCATACGGGGTCATTGACACAACCCAACAGGTGATGCCACAGAAAAGCAGCCTGCGCAAGTCCTACTTTACATGCCTTTCTCCGAGAGTTCATTAACGACGGCGACGTTTGCTTCCACTTCGTTCTCCGAGGTCATACCGATAGTCATTGCGTGTACGCACGGGAGTCCCATCACAAATTCGATTGCCTCGCGTTGACTGGTCGCATTTTCTGCCAATTTTCCCTGTCCGAGCACTTTCATCCCATAGATGCCTTTTCCAGCGAATGCCATCTGCTCCATTGTGCGGATAACATCAGCGGGGGATGCGTCCATGCTAACGCCGGCGTGATTAATCCGAGCCAAGACAACATCAACCCATTCTGTCATCGCTGATGTTTGAAAGGCACCGTAATCGTGGCAGGATACACCGTGTGCGCGAATCAATCCTTGCTCCTTGCAACGAGCGAGTGCTTCCATCGCATCTGGGTACTGTTGTGGCCAGTCTACTTGTGTGAGGCAGTGGAGTAGGACGATGTCTACATAGTCAGAATCTATCTCTTTGAGAAATCTCTTCACATCTGCTTCCACAGTTTCTCGCGTGCGGGAGGTTGTCTTTGTAGTGACAGTGACACTCTCACGTGGAACCTCTTGAAGTGCTGCTTTGACATGCGGATGGCTCCCGTACTGGTCTGCGGAATCCCAAAACGTTACACCTTTTTCGTGTGAGAACAGGAGTAAGTCCCGTAAAGCTTCAAATCCCAAATCTGTCTGATTTGAACGACCATTCCAGCCGTTCGATCCGGTTCCGATCGAAAGCCGTGAAACATTTAAACCTGTTTTCCCAAGTGCTACAATTTCCATTTACCATTTCTCCTTTCAGGCGATTAAGTTGCGATTAAGTATAGCGTAACATATCCGAATTTGGCAAGCGATTTCTGGAATTCGCGAGACGAAATGTCATTGTTGCTTTTTTTGTTGCTTTTCGCCTTTAAGAGACGTTACAATTTAATTATGATAAGAGAATTCGGAAAAATCTATGTTTATTTCAAGGAAATCCACAGGAACTCACAGTAGGAGGATCCCAAAAAGGGCGAAATGAAATATATGAAGTCTTTTAGCAGAAACCGAATTCAGCCCAATAATAAATCAGGTTCGGGAACTGCGTTATATTCCATCATAATCCGAAAATTACTTTTAAGTCTACTCGCGTTGGCTTATGGATGCTTCGCTATCGGGGTGTCGGCTTCAGCTGATGAAGAACACAGTGCTGCGTGGCAAGAAGCCTTCGCCTTGATTGATAAAGGGGACCGCAAAAAAGCAGTTTTGAAACTTGAGGCTTTATTGCAAACCGATCTGTCTGAGCCGAAAAAGCGTGAGATCCATCATGCACTCGGCTATAACTATGAAAAACTACGCGACCGTCCGAAGGCAGTTGGACATTACGCGCGAGTCGCTTCGGTTAGTTATCCGTTGGCAGATTATGCCATCTATCGCTTGGCACGACTTTACGAAGGTATGAATAATAGCACGCGGGCGGTAAAGTGGTACACACAGCTTGCCGAGGATTACCCAACGAGTTTCTATCTCGTGGAGGCGAAGTGGGCTTTAGCACAACTTCATCTGGAAAAGAAGCAGTATGCGTCCGCAAAATCTGTACTGGTCGAACTCATTGAGCAGCCTCGCTATGCCCGAGAAGCACGTTTTGCTTTGGCACGCTGCAATGAGGAACTCGGTGACATTTCTACAGCATTCAACACGTATCGCGAACTCATTACGGCAAATCATTCAGGTAGCGTTGCTCGTGATGCCGTTGCTCGACTTAAAAGACTTGTAAGAGCGAATAAAACACTAAAGCTTACCCCAACCGACCGACTTCAGTGTGGCTTGGTATCTCTTTCTCATAAACAGTGGAAATCCGCCGTAGCGGACTTGGAATTAATTCCTAAGACTGAGGATTTGAATTTACGAGCACATGCGCTCTATCTTATTGGAAAGAGTTATCAGGGACGTAAGTGGTACAACACAGCAATTAAGAAGTTCAATGCAGTCATTGCGCTCGGTGATAAAAACGAGTATATCACGCGAGCGACTTATCAAATAGCGCAGTGTTATCGTCGGAAAGGACATATTAGAACCGCTATCAGCAAACTTGAGAATTTTGTGAAGACATACACATGGAGCGAGTTGGTAGACGACGCATTGTACGATATATCGC
It encodes:
- a CDS encoding ABC transporter ATP-binding protein, whose translation is MSVGQITLTSVTKQFGDTVAVDDVSLQIEGGEFFSLLGPSGCGKTTTLRIIGGFVYPTTGEVFINGELMAEMPPYRRPVNTVFQNYALFPHKTVAQNIAFGLQMKKATKAEISDAVERALDLIQLSGYGDRKPSELSGGERQRVALARALINEPTILLLDEPLSALDLKLRKQMQSELKALQRKVGITFVYVTHDQGEALALSDRIAVMNDGKILQVGTPAEIYDSPQNRFVADFIGTTNFLEGTLVSQNEIMLTTAPPLKIVGTLSNNMPIDTPVTVAIRPERIDLRMTCAPDVANCLRGVIQDESYLGTTLQYAIKTDYPTPLIVHQQNTGAGNIHRFQRGDTVYLQWTPENAIVLKSDED
- a CDS encoding DNA methyltransferase: MSADDLKYKDESWDFREADTKEYTHCFHTYPAMMIPQIARKLLNQSGVEGGWLLHPYCGTGTSLVEASLFGMHSVGCDINPLVRLIATTKSTPICLSTLDKTLNRLHDHLFQVEFQSGEVLDVPIPDIINLAYWFSEDVIKSLANLRAWISKVEDEAVRNFILVAFSETVREVSYTRNGEFKLYRMSAKKLENFTPDVFGILRKKLSRNRGGLAAFLEERKKVEASVSGANTVQGELPMPRPIGGYDLVITSPPYGDSHTTVAYGQFSRLAAEWIGLPNARKIDKLAMGGQHTKEILRDSPVKEAIAEIVSVDEKRGWEVSAFYVDLGRSINSVAQVLSPTATICYVVGNRRVKGVMLPTDAFIVSAFRQHGFIHKETIVRNIPNKRMPKKNSPTNVAGKTSTTMHEENIVICQRTTQNHI
- the gatB gene encoding Asp-tRNA(Asn)/Glu-tRNA(Gln) amidotransferase subunit GatB is translated as MEKYEIVIGLEIHAELCTESKLFCNCAYTFGASANDCTCPICLGMPGTLPVINRRAVEFAIRAGLAMECEITASSKFDRKNYFYPDLPKNYQISQYDIPLCQNGQVTFEFEGELRTVALRRIHLEEDAGKSIHAEVTGDPTRSFMDFNRAGVPLLEIVSEPELYSPAEAIAYCRAVKEILEYIEVSDCNMEEGSLRCEPNLSLRPKGSRELGTRTEIKNKNSFQELIEAMEYEVKRQARILDAGEEVVQETLLFDASTGKTVAMRGKEEADDYRYFPEPDLVHVQVSDEWVKEVQPSLPELPAARRERFISDYDISPENAEFLTSTRPLAEFFDEVARLSGEPTACANWIMGDLTRLLNTTEIEIQGAKVTPAHLNELIQLIGDATISGKIAKSVLDDAFETGKMPKQIVDEKGLAQITDTSEIESIVLQVVEENPGPAQDYRDGTKKAIGFLVGQVMRATRGKANPQLVNQILTRVLSTD
- a CDS encoding aldo/keto reductase gives rise to the protein MEIVALGKTGLNVSRLSIGTGSNGWNGRSNQTDLGFEALRDLLLFSHEKGVTFWDSADQYGSHPHVKAALQEVPRESVTVTTKTTSRTRETVEADVKRFLKEIDSDYVDIVLLHCLTQVDWPQQYPDAMEALARCKEQGLIRAHGVSCHDYGAFQTSAMTEWVDVVLARINHAGVSMDASPADVIRTMEQMAFAGKGIYGMKVLGQGKLAENATSQREAIEFVMGLPCVHAMTIGMTSENEVEANVAVVNELSEKGM